From one Amaranthus tricolor cultivar Red isolate AtriRed21 chromosome 17, ASM2621246v1, whole genome shotgun sequence genomic stretch:
- the LOC130804574 gene encoding uncharacterized protein LOC130804574 isoform X2, with protein sequence MLSEFTFDTCLASLHTYLGAVEDTHHSHRAAIVDKGAILTLPLFYLEGVVLFPEATLPLRIIQPNLIVSVERAMGQIDSPYTIGVVRVYWDFETRRLRFASVGTTAEIRQFRRLEDGSVNVVTRGRQRFHVRRHWIDADGAPYGEIEVIEEDLPLRTPRDAFGTLPPLSNLCCRGFSDSTKSHQAKSRGDVENNDSDAESDESFLTELSLSEMRLHQSVIESCCDYDMIDEFTSSDDEKYVCDSEHHSRISQSSDGSSASKYRRRINAVTGVLTKDKTSQSPQKEEPWRRRGMPSRLNRFRTVPRAFWPYWVYQMQDSFSLAQKAAGMWKQVVGAPNMDGFVRKPDTLSFYIASKIPISEATRQELLEINGVSYRLRREIELLESFDRVRCKNCQTEIARRSDMLVMSNEGPLGAYVNPSGFVHEIMTLYKANGLALIGRPRKEFSWFPGYAWTIVNCVTCERHMGWLFTATNKKLKPKSFWGVRSSQVSDDMR encoded by the exons AT GCTGAGTGAATTCACATTTGACACCTGTCTGGCATCACTGCATACCTATTTGGGTG CGGTTGAAGATACTCATCACAGTCACAGGGCAGCAATTGTTGATAAAGGCGCCATTTTGACACTCCCTCTTTTCTATCTTGAAG GCGTGGTACTGTTTCCGGAAGCAACTCTTCCTTTGAGAATCATACAACCAAATTTAATAGTTTCTGTTGAAAGAGCAATGGGTCAGATTGATTCCCCTTATACAATAGGTGTG GTTCGTGTCTACTGGGATTTTGAGACTAGAAGGCTAAGATTTGCATCTGTTGGGACCACAGCTGAG ATTCGACAATTTCGTCGTTTAGAGGATGGATCGGTCAATGTGGTTACCCGTGGAAGGCAGCGGTTCCATGTTAGACGGCATTGGATTGATGCTGATGGAGCT CCATATGGAGAGATTGAAgttattgaagaagatttgCCTTTGAGGACTCCACGTGATGCATTTGGAACCTTACCTCCATTAAGTAATCTTTGTTGCCGGGGCTTTTCTGACTCTACAAAATCACATCAGGCAAAGAGCCGTGGAGATGTTGAAAACAATGATTCTGATGCCGAGTCGGATGAAAGTTTCCTGACGGAGCTTTCATTATCAGAGATGAGATTGCATCAATCTGTTATTGAGTCCTGCTGTGActatgatatgattgatgagtTCACAAGTAGTGATGATGAGAAGTATGTTTGTGATTCGGAGCATCATTCAAGAATATCTCAATCAAGTGACGGCTCATCTGCATCGAAATATAGAAGGAGAATAAATGCTGTCACAGGAGTTCTGACAAAAGATAAGACAAGTCAATCGCCTCAGAAAGAGGAACCGTGGAGGAGGAGAGGTATGCCTTCCAGGTTGAATCGATTCCGCACAGTTCCCAGAGCATTCTGGCCATACTGGGTTTATCAGATGCAAGATTCTTTTTCTCTAGCTCAAAAGGCTGCAG GTATGTGGAAGCAGGTAGTTGGGGCACCAAATATGGATGGTTTTGTTAGAAAGCCGGATACTTTGTCGTTTTATATTGCCAGTAAAATTCCTATTTCGGAGGCTACGAGACAAGAATTACTGGAAATTAATGGAGTCTCATATAGACTACGCCGGGAAATTGAATTACTTGAAAGTTTTGATCGTGTGAGGTGTAAAAATTGTCAG ACCGAAATTGCCAGGCGAAGTGATATGCTGGTGATGTCTAACGAAGGCCCCCTTGGTGCATATGTTAACCCTAGTGGCTTCGTGCATGAGATAATGACTCTTTACAAAGCCAATGGTTTGGCACTGATTGGCCGGCCTAGAAAGGAGTTCAGCTGGTTTCCAGG ATATGCGTGGACTATTGTCAACTGTGTTACCTGTGAGAGGCACATGGGGTGGCTTTTTACTGCAACAAACAAGAAGTTGAAGCCTAAATCTTTCTGGGGAGTTCGAAGTTCTCAGGTTTCTGATGACATGCGATAA
- the LOC130804574 gene encoding uncharacterized protein LOC130804574 isoform X1: MDEDRILEREMFQIAQIRELENEELEVEEVDGLPDSDDEPMLSEFTFDTCLASLHTYLGAVEDTHHSHRAAIVDKGAILTLPLFYLEGVVLFPEATLPLRIIQPNLIVSVERAMGQIDSPYTIGVVRVYWDFETRRLRFASVGTTAEIRQFRRLEDGSVNVVTRGRQRFHVRRHWIDADGAPYGEIEVIEEDLPLRTPRDAFGTLPPLSNLCCRGFSDSTKSHQAKSRGDVENNDSDAESDESFLTELSLSEMRLHQSVIESCCDYDMIDEFTSSDDEKYVCDSEHHSRISQSSDGSSASKYRRRINAVTGVLTKDKTSQSPQKEEPWRRRGMPSRLNRFRTVPRAFWPYWVYQMQDSFSLAQKAAGMWKQVVGAPNMDGFVRKPDTLSFYIASKIPISEATRQELLEINGVSYRLRREIELLESFDRVRCKNCQTEIARRSDMLVMSNEGPLGAYVNPSGFVHEIMTLYKANGLALIGRPRKEFSWFPGYAWTIVNCVTCERHMGWLFTATNKKLKPKSFWGVRSSQVSDDMR; the protein is encoded by the exons ATGGATGAAGACCGCATTCTGGAAAGGGAAATGTTTCAAATTGCTCAAATTAGAGAACTTGAAAATGAGGAATTGGAGGTAGAAGAAGTTGATGGTTTACCAGATTCTGATGATGAACCCAT GCTGAGTGAATTCACATTTGACACCTGTCTGGCATCACTGCATACCTATTTGGGTG CGGTTGAAGATACTCATCACAGTCACAGGGCAGCAATTGTTGATAAAGGCGCCATTTTGACACTCCCTCTTTTCTATCTTGAAG GCGTGGTACTGTTTCCGGAAGCAACTCTTCCTTTGAGAATCATACAACCAAATTTAATAGTTTCTGTTGAAAGAGCAATGGGTCAGATTGATTCCCCTTATACAATAGGTGTG GTTCGTGTCTACTGGGATTTTGAGACTAGAAGGCTAAGATTTGCATCTGTTGGGACCACAGCTGAG ATTCGACAATTTCGTCGTTTAGAGGATGGATCGGTCAATGTGGTTACCCGTGGAAGGCAGCGGTTCCATGTTAGACGGCATTGGATTGATGCTGATGGAGCT CCATATGGAGAGATTGAAgttattgaagaagatttgCCTTTGAGGACTCCACGTGATGCATTTGGAACCTTACCTCCATTAAGTAATCTTTGTTGCCGGGGCTTTTCTGACTCTACAAAATCACATCAGGCAAAGAGCCGTGGAGATGTTGAAAACAATGATTCTGATGCCGAGTCGGATGAAAGTTTCCTGACGGAGCTTTCATTATCAGAGATGAGATTGCATCAATCTGTTATTGAGTCCTGCTGTGActatgatatgattgatgagtTCACAAGTAGTGATGATGAGAAGTATGTTTGTGATTCGGAGCATCATTCAAGAATATCTCAATCAAGTGACGGCTCATCTGCATCGAAATATAGAAGGAGAATAAATGCTGTCACAGGAGTTCTGACAAAAGATAAGACAAGTCAATCGCCTCAGAAAGAGGAACCGTGGAGGAGGAGAGGTATGCCTTCCAGGTTGAATCGATTCCGCACAGTTCCCAGAGCATTCTGGCCATACTGGGTTTATCAGATGCAAGATTCTTTTTCTCTAGCTCAAAAGGCTGCAG GTATGTGGAAGCAGGTAGTTGGGGCACCAAATATGGATGGTTTTGTTAGAAAGCCGGATACTTTGTCGTTTTATATTGCCAGTAAAATTCCTATTTCGGAGGCTACGAGACAAGAATTACTGGAAATTAATGGAGTCTCATATAGACTACGCCGGGAAATTGAATTACTTGAAAGTTTTGATCGTGTGAGGTGTAAAAATTGTCAG ACCGAAATTGCCAGGCGAAGTGATATGCTGGTGATGTCTAACGAAGGCCCCCTTGGTGCATATGTTAACCCTAGTGGCTTCGTGCATGAGATAATGACTCTTTACAAAGCCAATGGTTTGGCACTGATTGGCCGGCCTAGAAAGGAGTTCAGCTGGTTTCCAGG ATATGCGTGGACTATTGTCAACTGTGTTACCTGTGAGAGGCACATGGGGTGGCTTTTTACTGCAACAAACAAGAAGTTGAAGCCTAAATCTTTCTGGGGAGTTCGAAGTTCTCAGGTTTCTGATGACATGCGATAA